The Lycium barbarum isolate Lr01 chromosome 4, ASM1917538v2, whole genome shotgun sequence nucleotide sequence CTATAtattaatttcaaaaaaaaaaaaaaaacttaacagCACCATGTGTTTACGCGAAATTGTGCCATGTGTTTACGCGAAATTGTGCCATGTGTTTCTGTTTACAGTGAGGATAAATATTTACATTATCATTTTCTTTCTTCCCCGCTTTTTTCCACTTTCCGTacaattttatataaatatatggtTTGCCTTTGAAAGATGTCCCTTTTAATTGTAGAATTATCAAAAGTATTCAAATTGGAAATATGTAAATGTGTtcaaatattgtaaatattcctAGATCGCACCTTGGGACATTATAACACATAAGCTTAGCTAAACCTTCATGTCTCTCTTACATGTTCTATCTTGTGATATTGTATTCCCAAGTCGGATTTTTATATTGTTGTAACATCTGTTTTCTTAGCCATTTATATAGGAAAACACAGTTTCCACAACACCACCAACAAAAAACAGTGATTGTTACAttctttttccttctcttttATAAGTAAGGAAATATAAACATCCCAATCTTAGGAATTCTATAATTGTCGAATACCGCTACCTGAAGATTAAAGCAGTTGTCTTTATTATATTGatccttttcttttttacttttaacTTCATGATAGCGTGGCGTTCACCAATTGAAGATCTTTTTACCACGGAACGTTTTTTGTGATCAGtcgatttaaaaaataaaagttttaTTGCCGTATACTGAAGGATAGCACATCAAGCCTTAGCCTAAAGATTCCGGTAGTTCCAAAGAATCACATTATAGTCTTATATTTGTGTTATACGACAACAATTAGCATTTCGATTTTGCTTCACTATGCAAGGAACATTAAGAATTGCTCCTTAAAACTTAAAAGCCTGTGCTCACGGGTTCAAAGCGTGAAAACAGTCTTGTTTACATAAATGCAAATAAGAATATGCGTACATTAGACTCCCACTAGTCGGAAGCACGTTGTTCATGAATGCACGTTGTTGTCGTATCATCGAAGTGGTAGACAAAGTTGGCACAACGCGCAACACTAAGACATGATGAATTAGATAACATATAAATGGAGTATTTTTTGTTTGGTTTTCGTTATGAATGATCAGTTTATCTATTGGGTGTGTTTATAATCTGTTTATTCACCCTTGTACCTAGGTTTTCTCCTCTCAGCAAATGCAGCAAGGCCTTCTAAACGATCTTCTGTGTCTAACAGTTGCTCGTAGCAATCCCGCTCCAAAGCTAAACCTGATTGCATATCTAGCTCCACTCCTTTGTCAATCGCACATTTTGCCATCCTTAAAGCCAGCGGACCCTGTCATAGAATATATATCAGTTGACATGCAAAAGACTGAGCATAAAAAGAGAGTCTTTAGAGCATACACTTCAATATTTATCTTAAGGAAAAAGGAAGGCTGTATACATAAGGAAAGGTATGGATTTAGTAGATGCTATCATATTGTTTTTACGCCTGACTAGTATCAGTAGAATCTTTCTTCTGATAAACTAGAATCAACAGAACTTTTTGAGTTGATTACTCTATCCTTATAGTTGTACATGAATAAAGTGAAACATTCACTGGACCCTGGACATTGAATTGAGCTTCTAGGATGGAAAGCATGTGCAAATAACTAAATGTGGCTTTTACTTGTTCTTTTCACTCTGCCTTAGCTCCCTAATAATCCAACTCAAAATCATTTCAATCTCTCTGGAAACCAGAAATATTCAGAAGCTCGTGAAACAGAAAGGTTGCAGTTCTCGCATGTAGAAAACTTAAGCTTCTCTTTCAATAAAATgcatgaaaaaggaaaaaaaaaaaaaaaaagggaaagaacaATAGAGCAATACTTGTTGGCTTTGTGGACTTGACAACAAATAGCTATAAATTGGAAAGGAATGGGAAAAAGAACAAAGAAATCCGAAGCAACCAACTGTTGGTATAATCAATGATCACCCACCTAAGATAAAACAAGATGGGAAAAGGAAAAGACAAAGGCAGAAAGAAAACCAGTCACAAAAGAAGAAGGTGCACAAAGAGGAAAACAAACAAGCATAGGATTAGTAAATGCATTAACTTAAGGTCCAAGGAAGACGATGAAATTCCAAAGAAGAGCCTTATAGGGTGCATCCCCCATAACAGGTGAAAAGGATACAAAAAATTTCTCGTGTCAAAATTACTTCTAATGAATCTTTAGATTACCGACAATTATCTGTGTAGTGTACAGTTTGGTTTATGGATATTTTTCTGTTCTTTATACGAAGTGGTGAAGCCCTTTAGTGTTTCTTTTCTTCTAGTTCCTGACTAAATTGCTATAGGAAGTCATAAAGGGTGGCACACTGGATAAATACATCAAACATGATGTATCTCAATAACTAAAGTCTTAACCTTCTGATTAATATCCCTGGCAAGTTCAAGTGCCTTGAGACGAGCCTCACCAGCAGGAACGCAGTAATTGACAAGCCCTGCATGACAAGTATTATTCATTCTAAGAACTTGGAAAAGAAAACCATAGGAAAGTGGAGATCAGGGTCCAATATTCCAGCATAGGCAAAAATGTTAGTAGAAGATTTCATTCTATCTGCCTAAACCTTGGTGACTACTGTTATTCACCTGTACTGTGGCAGCACGCAGGTAACCCAATGGAATTGTCGAGGGGGTTGCGGACATCACTTTTTATTTGTATTAACAAGAGATACGGGggacccgggggggggggggggggggggggaggagcaAAGGAACCCTGTCTCTTGACAAATGAGCTCTGACAAGTCACACACGTACCTATTGATCCAGCATCTTTCCCACTTATCTTTCGGCCGGTAAATATTATATCTTTTGCAATTGATTTTCCAACCAATCTAGGAAGCCGTTGTGTTCCTCCTGCTCTATAAATTACAAGTATGGAATAAAGGATACCATTAAGAGAACATCTTATGCAGAATATTTAAAGTGACTTCCGAAGTTGGAAACTTATGAATAGTAAAAatctatgttactcggactcttcaaaaatggacACAGGTGCATGTTGGATCCTcaaaaagtagtgcatttttaaAGGATCCGACACAGGTGCGgcatcatttttggagagtccgagcaacatagattaAAAATGATGAAGTGACAGCAAGAGAGTAGCAATGTCCAGCTGGTCTGATAAAATTAGAACATAAAACATCCTTCACCGAATTTAAGGTTTTTGTATAAGCAAACCTATAATGTTTAATTGAGGCATACCCTGGTATTATAGCTAGTCCTGTTTCAGGTAAGCCCAACACTGCATCTTCACCTGGGTAACACATCATCAAACTAGAGAGGAAGAAAGAGAAAATATGGCATAAACTCAGAAATGCAAGAAGAACGTACCACATATCCGGATATCACAAGACATGGCCATTTCAAGTCCCCCGCCCAATGCTGTACCCTCAATGGCAGCAATTGTAGGGATATGAAGAGCCTGAGTAAAAGAATATTTActcaaaaagagaaaagaaaagaggagGATATGTACAACTGGTCAATCAAAATAATAACTTCTCATCCAAAAAAAGAACTTCTGCTTGAACTTTAAGGCTCTATGATCTTTAATATATTAAAAGAAACAGCATTACAAGTCATGTACCTCCAAAAAGGAAAATGTTGATCGCAAAGTGTTTACAAAATCCTGTACTTCCGATGGAGTCATAGTTTTTCGTTCCTACATCGCAAATGCCAATCAATTGAATTAGCTATCATTAAGTTGACAGCACAGCATGGATAACAAACAGCAGAAATACTACTAAGTGCATAAATCAACATCTGATACTAAAAACATCAGTTTATGCAATCATCCCCACAAAGAAAACTGCATCTGCAAAGATGTTTAGGGCACACGGAGGATGCACTTGCGAAGCCCAGATAGATCAAAGAACAAAGAAACCTATCAACATTGAAATTTGTATGTTCGGCAGATGTCTCTTAGCTTgtgaatttttattattcttgtcaACATGTCATGCTATACAAATAAGCGATCTTTCAAAAGACAACATCACACTACAGAGACAACCCACAAAAACAGCTAATTTAAAATGACAAAAAAGATAAAACATTTCTAGTTCTAAAACTTGGAGCTTTAGTTCTTACAGTTTCAGTGCTTCCCAAAGCACCCTATTAGTTACTTTTTTCTTTATTGATCGCCTCATAATAAGCTTTTTTCCTTGGTGGGATTTGTGCTAGTGAGAGTATCAGGTACCTCATTGAATTAGTCAAGGTGCTTGCAAGCTAGCCTAGAGACCGTGGTTATAAAAATATCTTTGTTTTTTAATAAGGTAGACCCCCACCGAACTCCCTCCCAGAGGCCAAAAGTGCCTTTCCGCATTCCCCCCTCTGGTGATTTGAACCATCAAATTTCATGGCTGGCGCTATAAGCTTTTGTCCTCATCAAACTCCAAAATGAAGAGGAGAAATAACAGAACGGAAGATGTAATATCTGCAAAGTGTGACACTGCTTGCAAGAAATATACATTGTTAAAAAACACAACATAAGCGAAGCTGTTCTACCTTCAAATCAGCTCCAGCACAAAACACTTTCGGAACCGAGCTGCAGATCATCAAAACATTTGCTGAACGTTCATTACTCACTGTTTCAAATGCATGTTGTAATCCTCTTAACATATCCTTTCCAATTGCATTTCTCGTTGCAGGCCTATCCAATTTAACCTCCAAAATCCCTGCAATTGTAACCAAGTGAAAAGTTGTTTTGATTCCCCAAATACAAACAGTATGCTATTAGCGCTTAGcaaaattttgagtttatggATTCTAAAAAATTATCTATACATATTTAATGGTTTTCTTAAAACAAGTACAGGCTCTAGCGGGTTCTGAATAATCATCTAATACAAATATAGGGTGCGGGTTAAAGCTGCTGGATTCTACTAAACCCATAGGTAGAAATGGAGTTGATTTCTcagatggtcactcaactaatagTGTTATTACCTCAGAAAGTTACTTTCTTCATGAAGAAATTggaattttcactttttttacagAATATTATTTCGGAAAAAAACTGTTTGGACATAGAATTGTTATAATTTTCTGGAATTCATCTTGAAGCTGAATTTCAGCGGAATTCGAAAACCTCCGAAAAAAATGTTTCCGTAATTTGCactctaagtaggcgtttggccatgaaaaccaaatatttttcactttatttggtattttggagtcGAAGTCGAAGTCGAAGtcgaagttggagttgaagatagagttgtgtttggttatagtttttggaaagaatatttggttacttgaatgtattgaaagtgaaaaaagtaaaaacaagttttttgatgtttttcaaattccaaatacaacttcaagtggCATTTGGAAATTCCATGGCCAACcgttgatttccaaataaagtaaaaacgtttttcagaaaaaagtgaaaaattttcatggccaaacgggccctaaatcactcacaaa carries:
- the LOC132635160 gene encoding probable enoyl-CoA hydratase 2, mitochondrial, yielding MVVAFVGIAKSIGEHCLKRPKRYFSSYLLVHRNSKYGVQKWQFQSHRNLILQSASQSVKLETLSDSDSGILEVKLDRPATRNAIGKDMLRGLQHAFETVSNERSANVLMICSSVPKVFCAGADLKERKTMTPSEVQDFVNTLRSTFSFLEALHIPTIAAIEGTALGGGLEMAMSCDIRICGEDAVLGLPETGLAIIPGAGGTQRLPRLVGKSIAKDIIFTGRKISGKDAGSIGLVNYCVPAGEARLKALELARDINQKGPLALRMAKCAIDKGVELDMQSGLALERDCYEQLLDTEDRLEGLAAFAERRKPRYKGE